A segment of the Vibrio sp. 16 genome:
TGTTATAGTGTAACAAAACAAACAATGAGAAGTTTTCTATGAGAATTCCAACCAACATCATCACCGGTTTTCTTGGCACGGGGAAAACAACGGCCATTTTGAATCTACTCAAGAACAAGCCCGAAAGTGAAAATTGGGCTGTGCTGGTTAATGAGTTTGGTGAAATTGGTATCGACGGCGCGCTAATGACCGATCAAGGCGCTTTGATTAAAGAAGTACCTGGTGGTTGCATGTGTTGCGCCGCTGGTGTGCCTATGTCTGTCGCTATCACCGCCCTGCTACGTACCAACCCAGATCGTCTAATCGTTGAACCTACAGGCCTTGGCCACGCACATAAAGTTCTTGCTACGTTGACGTCAAGTCAGTTTAAAGATTATATCGACCTAAGAGCCACAATCGGCTTGGTAGATCCACGTAACCTTTCAAATCCCAAATATCTTGAGAATCAAAACTTTAATGATCAATTATCCATCTCCGACATTGTAATCGGCAATAAGGTGGATGAATGTCATGTGGGCGATGTTGACGCGTTTAACGATTGGGTTACCGATCAATCCCCACCGAAAATCTTTAGCCAGTTGGTAAAGCAAGGCAATTTCCCAATCGAGTTACTCGATAGCCCGCGCCGAAACCCTACTGAGTCGAATGAGGTTGAGTCGCATCACCACGAGCATGCCGAACAAGAGCCGCAATTTCAGTTGCCACCAAACCAAACCTTTGTCCGTAAAGAAAACAGAGGACAGGGTTACTTTAGCTGTGGCTGGATATTTGGTGCTGAAGTCGAGTTCGACTTTGATGACCTTTTCTCAGTTTTATCTGACCTT
Coding sequences within it:
- a CDS encoding CobW family GTP-binding protein; this encodes MRIPTNIITGFLGTGKTTAILNLLKNKPESENWAVLVNEFGEIGIDGALMTDQGALIKEVPGGCMCCAAGVPMSVAITALLRTNPDRLIVEPTGLGHAHKVLATLTSSQFKDYIDLRATIGLVDPRNLSNPKYLENQNFNDQLSISDIVIGNKVDECHVGDVDAFNDWVTDQSPPKIFSQLVKQGNFPIELLDSPRRNPTESNEVESHHHEHAEQEPQFQLPPNQTFVRKENRGQGYFSCGWIFGAEVEFDFDDLFSVLSDLTAERVKGVLNTNNGCFAFNVSNGVVSVNQMSLEGFESRLEVIDSQLLPWDELEGVLKRISNIDSL